One genomic window of Amyelois transitella isolate CPQ chromosome 8, ilAmyTran1.1, whole genome shotgun sequence includes the following:
- the LOC106136253 gene encoding juvenile hormone epoxide hydrolase: MIYKLLSLIVGVAAIMSGVFLLYLTQRTQEKPSTINRNKWWGIGSKPRQQDTFVKEFNIDFSDTLVNDLKQRLRNRRPFTKPLSGIQSEYGMNTKYLEKIITYWLERYDFKQRAEMLNSFSHYKTRIQGLDLHFIWEKPVVKDPRIKVLPLLMLHGWPSSSKEFVKVIPYLTTQREGYDFVFEVVAADLPGFGYSEGTKKPGLNPVQIGIMMRNLMKRLGFEKFYVQAGDWGSQCATHMATLYPDEVLGFHTNMPISSRRITLAKILIGSIFPGLVVEAKYKDRIYPLGKLLKYIIREGGYFLIQATKPDTIGVALTDSPAGLAAYIIEKMGMCCNRDQINTPHSGIENLNIDDVLDTITITWMNNCIVTSSRIYYEAMNSDEVYIVHEMQTQVPTAVVNYKYEVLYQSDSMLRDKFINLVRSTTHDIGGHFAALHTPQLFVEDLFASGRAFLNFHAQRAQQKRRFLF; this comes from the exons ATATACAAACTGCTCTCACTGATAGTGGGGGTGGCTGCTATCATGTCAGGGGTGTTTCTCCTGTACTTGACACAAAGGACGCAAGAAAAACCATCGACTATAAACCGTAATAAGTGGTGGGGCATTGGTTCGAAGCCGCGGCAACAGGATACATTTGTCAAAGAATTCAACATAGACTTTAGCGACACA TTGGTCAATGACTTGAAGCAGCGGTTACGCAATCGACGGCCATTCACAAAGCCTCTATCGGGTATTCAATCAGAATACGGTATGAACACAaagtatttagaaaaaattataacctaCTGGTTGGAGCGATACGACTTCAAACAAAGGGCGGAGATGCTAAACAGTTTTTCCCACTACAAGACTAGAATACAAGGGTTGGACTTGCATTTCATCTGGGAGAAACCTGTTGTAAAGGATCCTAGAATAAAAGTTCTACCACTACTGATGTTGCACGGCTGGCCTAGCTCATCTAAGGAGTTTGTTAAAGTTATACCGTATCTCACGACGCAAAGAGAGGGATACGACTTCGTGTTTGAGGTCGTCGCCGCAGATCTGCCAGGATTCGGATATTcagag gGTACAAAAAAGCCGGGCCTGAACCCAGTACAGATAGGTATAATGATGAGGAATCTAATGAAAAGGCTGGGTTTCGAAAAGTTCTATGTACAAGCAGGAGATTGGGGCTCGCAGTGTGCTACACATATGGCTACTTTATACCCCGATGAAGTTTTAGG attccATACAAATATGCCAATATCCTCTAGACGGATAACCTTGGCAAAGATTCTAATAGGTAGCATATTTCCCGGACTGGTGGTGGAAGCGAAATATAAGGACAGGATTTATCCTTTGggaaaacttttaaaatacataattagaGAGGGTGGATATTTTCTCATTCAAGCTACTAAACCGGACACTATCG GCGTAGCCCTAACAGATTCGCCGGCCGGTCTAGCCGCTTACATCATCGAGAAGATGGGCATGTGCTGCAACCGAGACCAAATAAACACACCTCATTCGGGTATAGAGAATTTGAACATAGACGATGTACTGGACACGATTACTATTACTTGGATGAACAACTGTATTGTAACCTCCAGTAGGATTTACTACGAGGCCATGAATTCAGACGAGGTCTATATTGTTCATGA aatgCAAACGCAAGTCCCTACAGCAGTGGTCAACTACAAGTACGAGGTGTTATATCAATCGGATAGCATGCTTCGGGACAAGTTCATCAATTTGGTGAGATCCACTACGCACGACATCGGGGGCCATTTTGCGGCGCTACATACACCACAGTTATTCGTAGAAGATTTGTTTGCGTCAGGTCGGGCATTTTTGAACTTTCACGCTCAGCGCGCTCAACAGAAAAggcgatttttattttaa